Proteins found in one Pseudomonadota bacterium genomic segment:
- a CDS encoding MFS transporter, producing the protein MSSAKNPETSETSGVRVVLTMTAICMMVVGFNTTAVTTIMPNLKADFDLTPTELQWVLAIYTVTGATLVSILSRLGDITGKMDVFLFGMAVFVLGSAIVLFSQDATLLLAGRCVQGVGAAALLGTSLVVLNAATPEEQRAAVMGFWGAVVGLAISIGPIVGGAFANYLSWRGVFATDIVLLSIAFVIGLRVRRQKYVPDTRTAGAKFDYASALALILLLGPLSFSLSNSKSLGWGSWMTLLPLVVSAVALVALVVTSRRNKSPLVELRYFGQPRYLMSALGMFLAGFSLFCFFVFFNVFIQSPDAAGYSAIEAGLAVLPLSVSMFIVSLAAPRFLAPYSFQWPLGFGMAAMTIGFLLLALTSNSTSFADLWWKLVIVGVGAGMCYSLLPRLGLRLLPEEHVGEGSGVINTFFYFGGTLGAVLGGLASAIAIRTGLSGVVAALPDGSTQHEHLANALTHGTPSQIQELIAGLTPEAGTALSTALRDLQDNAFDSTMLVAAAGAIAGTLLALWLLRGPVPPVHSAAELTQPRR; encoded by the coding sequence ATGTCTTCTGCAAAGAATCCTGAAACATCGGAAACGAGCGGCGTTCGCGTGGTTCTGACCATGACCGCGATCTGCATGATGGTAGTGGGGTTCAATACGACGGCCGTCACAACGATTATGCCAAATCTAAAGGCAGATTTTGATCTGACTCCGACCGAGCTCCAATGGGTCCTGGCTATCTATACCGTGACTGGCGCCACACTGGTTTCGATCCTGAGCCGCCTTGGTGACATCACGGGCAAGATGGACGTCTTCTTGTTTGGCATGGCTGTCTTTGTCCTTGGTTCAGCAATAGTCCTGTTCTCGCAAGATGCAACATTGCTGCTTGCAGGGCGCTGTGTGCAGGGTGTTGGGGCGGCCGCCCTCTTGGGAACTTCCCTTGTCGTTTTGAATGCCGCAACCCCGGAAGAGCAGCGTGCGGCAGTAATGGGCTTTTGGGGAGCCGTGGTCGGGCTCGCCATAAGTATTGGTCCGATTGTGGGTGGTGCGTTTGCGAACTATTTGAGCTGGCGTGGCGTCTTTGCGACCGACATTGTCCTTCTGTCCATCGCCTTTGTCATTGGACTGCGTGTCAGAAGGCAGAAATACGTTCCTGACACGCGCACGGCAGGGGCAAAGTTTGATTATGCAAGCGCATTGGCTCTGATACTGCTTCTGGGTCCTCTTTCTTTTTCTCTCAGCAACAGCAAGAGTCTTGGCTGGGGTAGTTGGATGACCTTGCTGCCGTTGGTCGTATCTGCGGTTGCCCTTGTTGCGCTGGTGGTCACGTCTCGCCGAAACAAAAGCCCGCTTGTCGAACTGCGTTACTTCGGTCAACCGCGTTATCTGATGTCGGCATTGGGCATGTTCCTGGCCGGGTTCAGCCTGTTTTGTTTCTTCGTGTTCTTCAACGTCTTCATTCAATCACCAGATGCCGCCGGCTACTCGGCAATTGAAGCCGGTCTTGCCGTTTTGCCGCTAAGCGTCAGCATGTTTATCGTCTCGCTCGCTGCGCCCCGCTTTCTCGCGCCCTACAGTTTTCAATGGCCTTTGGGTTTTGGCATGGCGGCAATGACCATTGGCTTTCTGCTGCTGGCCCTAACATCCAATTCGACAAGCTTCGCTGACCTATGGTGGAAACTGGTCATTGTCGGGGTTGGCGCCGGAATGTGTTACTCGCTGCTTCCACGACTCGGGCTTCGGCTTTTGCCAGAGGAACACGTTGGTGAGGGTTCGGGTGTTATCAACACCTTCTTTTACTTCGGCGGGACTCTCGGCGCCGTCCTCGGCGGCCTAGCATCGGCCATTGCGATACGTACCGGTCTGTCGGGTGTTGTTGCCGCCCTACCAGATGGGTCCACCCAACACGAGCACCTGGCAAACGCTTTGACGCATGGCACACCAAGCCAGATACAAGAACTGATTGCAGGACTGACCCCGGAAGCTGGAACCGCCCTGTCAACAGCACTGCGGGACCTGCAGGACAATGCCTTCGACAGCACGATGCTGGTCGCCGCTGCCGGCGCGATTGCCGGAACGTTGCTTGCTCTGTGGTTGCTGCGTGGTCCGGTACCGCCCGTGCATAGCGCGGCCGAGCTGACCCAACCGAGACGTTAG